GCTAGACTTAAGGAGCGTGCTTTGATCTGAAGTCAGTGTGACCTGTATGAGGTGGATTATTCGGGAAATTggttcactttgacaaataaTAGACATCCGGGTGCCATTGAGGAGCGTCTTGACTGTGTTTTGATTAATAGGGCATGGAATGAGGTGTGGCCAGTGTCTTCGGTGTCTCACGTTCCTCGCTACAAATCTGACCATTGTCCTATTCTTTTGCATTGTGAGAATCGGAAGAGGCGGGAGGAGAAGAAGCGGGAGTGGATGTTCCGGTTTGAGGAACTCTGGCTTCAATAGGGTGAGGCTTGTGCAGAGGTTGTGGAAGGTGTGTCGAGGTCCTCAACCGCGGGCTTTACTCAGAAAGTTATAGAGGTTGGGAGGGCTTTAGATAGTTGGGGGAGAGACATTTTTGGGGACATCCCTAAGCAGATTTCTGATGCGAGGGTCCGCCTTCAGCGTCTTCAAAGGAGGGTCTAAATTGAGGAAGTTCTAATCGAGATTCGTGAGACAAAGCAGGCTTTGGATGTTCTGTTGGAGCAGGAGGAGATTGTTTGGAGTCAGCGCTCTCGAGCGACTTGGCTGCGTCATGGTGACTGTAATTCGAGGTTCTTCCACCAGAAAGATTCTCAGCGAAGACGTCGGAATATGATTGAGTGCATTAAAGATGTTCATGGGAGGGAGGTGGAGACGGATGAGGAAATATCACACGAGTTGTATTCTTATTTTTCAGATCTGTTCACTTGCTCTAATCCTTCTGGAATAGAGGAGGCGGTGGCTTTGTTAGCTGATAGAGTGACTCATGTGCATAAGGACATCCTTTTGGCGCCTTTCTCAAGAGAGGATGTTGAGGAGGCTCTCTTTCAGATGCATCCGACGAAAGTTCCGAAAGCGGATGGCCTCCCGACCCTTTTCTATCAGAAATTTTGGAGTATCATAGGTGATGATGTCTCCCAAGTCTGTTTGCAGGTGCTTCAGGACAATATGGACCCAAGTATGGTAAATCAAAATTTGTTAGTTTTAATTCCAAAAGTTAAAACTTCAGAGCATGCTAGTCAATTTAGATCAATTAGCCTTTGTAATGTAGTCTTTAAGATTATTACAAAGTGTATTGCAAATATGTTGAAATTAATTTTGCCTGCTTTAATTTGTGAAACGCAAAGTGCTTTTGTTCCAGGCCGTCTTATAACAGATAATGCTTTAATTGCGTTTGAATGTTTTCACTTTATGCGGAGTAAAATTCAGAGTCGGAATGGCATTATGGCACTCAAACTGGATATGTCTAAGGCATATGATCGGGTTGAGTGGCCTTTTCTTCAAGCTGTTATGCTTTCTATGGGTTTCCCTCTTTGTTGGGTGAATTTGATTATGAGATGTGTTTCTTTAGTTAACTTCTCCATTTTACTTAATGGTAATAGGCAGACTCCTTTTGCCCCTCATCGAGGGTTGCGGCCAGGAGACCCTCCCTTTCCTTATCTTTTTATCTTATGTGGAAAAGTTTTTTCTGCTATGATTAATAGAGCTGTTTTGAATTCCTCTTTGCATGGGGTTAAGATATCAAGGTCTACTCCCGTGATTTCTCATTTACTGTTTGCAGATGACAGTGTAATTTTTGCTAAAGCAGATGTGCAAGAGGCAGAGTGTATCCGAGAGATTCTCTCTTCTTATGATAGGGCTTCTGGCCAAGTGATTAACCTTGAaaagtcaatgctttcagtTAGCCGAAATGTGCCACAAAATTGTTTCCATGAGCTGAGACAGCTGTTAGGAGTAAAGGCGGTggaaagattggataaggatttGGGGTTACCGACTATCATTGGAAAGTCCAAAACCCagatatttaattttgttaaggaAAGAGTTTGGAAGAAGCTTAAGGGGTGGAAAGAGAGGTCTTTGTCTAGAGCGAGACGAGAGGTGCTTTTGAAAGCGGTGGCTCAAGCTATTCCGACGTATGTCATGTCTTGCTTTGTTCTTTCGGATGGGCTTTGTTACCAAATTGAGGGTATGATTTGTAAGTTCTATTGGGGAGGCGATGTTGATAGAAGATGTCTCCATTGGGCCTCGTGGAATAAATTATGTCGTGTAAAAGATGAGGGTGGTCTTGGCTTTCGAGATTTCAAGTCTTTCAATTTGGCTCTTGTGGCCAAAAATTGGTGGCGGATATATAACTACCCCGATTCTTTGTTTAGCCGGACTTTTAAGGCGGTTTACTTCCCTAGTGGAAAGATTTTTGGTGCAAAGAAAGGCTACATGCCTAGCTATGCGTGGTCGAATATTTTGAAATCTACCTGGGTCTTTGAAAGAGGAGGAAGATGGAGGACTGGGAATGGGGTGGATGTAGATATTCTGAGGGATTCTTGGCTCCCGGATGGTGCTCCGTTGGTGTATCGTGAGGACTTATTTGCTGATTTTCAGCTAAAAATTGTGTCAGATTTGGTGGAGAACGGAAGGTGGCGTACAAATTTGGTGGAGATGGTTTTTAGCCCGACCACAACAGCGGTTATTCTTGTTGTTCCGCTTCCTATTCTGGGGAGTACTGATCGGCTGTTTTGGCCTGGTACGTCTGATGGTTGGTATACGACAAAGGCTGGTTATGAATTTATTCGTATGTTGCACAACCAAGAGGAGCCTTCATCATTAGTGGCTTCTCTGTTACCAGCTTCAACGTGGTCTCTTTTATGGAAATCACAAGCTTTGCCTCGTTGTAAGGATGTGATGTGGAGAGCTTGCTCTAGTTATCTTCCCGTCCGCGCGTCTCTTCGGCGGAGAGGGATTGATGTCGACCTAGTTTGCCCTTGGTGTGGAGTTGATGATGAAACAGTGGCTCATGTGCTGCTGTCATGCCCTGTTATTTCCAGAATCTGGTTTGCTGTCATGGGTTTGTGTGTAATCGAAACAGCTCTTTTCCATGTGCTTGTGTCGCGTATCGTGGAGGGGGCGGGGGAGGAGGTGATCGCTCGGGTTCTCATGTTGGTGTATGTGTTATGGGAGGCCAGGAATGCTAGACTTTTTTTAGGGGAGCGAGTTGTCTGTTCATCACGTTCTCTCTCGGATGGAAGCTCTTCAAGCTTTGCCTAGACCAGTAGCGATTCAGCGTGCTCCAGGATATGATGTTGCGACTTGGACGAGGCCTCCGGTGGGATGGATAAAGGTCAACGTGGACGCGTCGGTCTGGCGATCCTTGGCGGTGTTTAGCATGGTAGCAAGAGATGAGGAGGGAGAGCTCCTTGCGGCGGCCACTCTAGCTCCGATGATGATGCTATCAGCAGGTTTAGCGGAGGCCCTTTGCTTGCAGTGGGCGATGTGCCTTGCTCTTGATTTGGGGTTCTTTTCCGTTTGCTTTGAGACAGATTCTTTGCAGACTTTCTTGCCCGGGGAGCCTCCTCTTTTTTGGTTTGGATAGAGGAGGGTCCGCCTGGTCTAGACTCTTTTGTTCGTTTCGATATTTTGGCGTCTATGCCTGCTTGATTTTATAGAATCGGTTGaagttcaagaaaaaaaaaaacctgcgcatttcaaaaaaaagaaaaaaaaatataaaactgcTACTCCTGAAGATCCGTATTCCAGAAAAAACCTCCGAAAAAAAACATTTGAACCAGGTCAAGCTCTTCGAAGTTGTTAAAGAAACATTGGAAAGTTGATGTTATTGCGGAACCCTGCATTGACAACATCATCATTACTAGCCGCCACAAGGAGAGTCTGCAACTACAATCTTCTCGCATCCACATTCATGGCGTCTTCAGGTTCGTTCTCAACCTTTGTAATAAAAACGCTAGCTGAACAACTGGGTAGGCTAGTTCAACTTCAAAGCCTGAATAATATTGATTAATTAACTTGTGGATGAAATCAAAACCATGGTTATTGAGCAATTTGAGTGAAGTTTGAATATTGAAAATGACATAGCTGTTCCTTTTTCCTCCATTTTGTTTTTGCATCAGCTGTGGATTGCAGTTTGCTGGTTCTATGTGGCAAATCACTGGCGGAGAATGAGTCTGCTAAAGAAATCAAGACCAGTAACACCCTCAAGCTCCCTGACAATGGAGAACTATCCCTTGTTTTGCATTCGGAGTTTGATGATAAAAGGGTCATGCAACCACAGTCGTTCTCAGTTAATTCATTCATGAATTCTCTTTCATCAGATCAATTTGGCAGGCTTCTCATTTGGTCTCCACGGTTGTCTTCAACACATGATGTTGTTTCACAGTATGTGTCGGGCTTGTTTCCTTTTCTGTGCTCTGTGTTTTAGACTATATACCCGTTTGGATGCAAATTAAAGAGCATTTATTGGAGTTTATTTAGTTCATTTTATAgcagataagctccaataagtccATATCACCATACGGGCTCTACCTTGGTTGAACCTATATAGAATCAGCAGTCAGCACCCAAACTTAATTGTGCAGATGtctaatcaatttttttttctcattttctaccTACCCGTTTTCATTTCCAGCATGTTTAAGATCTTATTGTTCCAAttcttatgttatttttatgcAGCAACTTTTGTGAGCTTCCAATTGGTACAGTATGTGTTGCTGATGTTCAGACCAAGGGACGAGGTTCAATATGACATTTAGTATTACTGTGACTCTCTCTCCTTTTTAACTTAAATTAGTTTATGTCAAAGTTTCTCTGTGCACTTGAGGTTTCAGGTCGGTCAAAGAATGTCTGGGAGTCTCCACTAGGTTGCCTCATGTTTTCTTTTACTCTGCAAATGGAGGATGGACGAGTTGTTCCCTTAGTTCAGTATGTGGTTTCCCTAGCTATAACTGAGGCAATCAAGGATATCTGTGACAAAAATGTAAGgcctttttttttaagtattgACTTGATACCTATCCTGCGGTAAACCTGATGAGGGAAAGTAGTGTTGACTATTGAATTAACAAATTTAAGTATATATTTTCTATGAAAGTAATACAAGTTTACAGAAGTTATTGACTTAATAAAATGAAATGTTTAAtacttattttgaaaataaacgGCGGTTTAGGTGATTCTGGGGAAAACTATGAAGCGTTAGGCAGTATTACTAAGAAATATGTGTTGGAGAGAATCACTTTTCAATTTGCCAAATAGCAAACCTGGCAAGTCAGTCTAATTGCTAAAGATAGTAAGAATGGGAGTATTAACCTATAAAGCATGAAGGACAGATGGATACAAATATTCTGGATGGAATAGGAAGACAACATCCACCATCATATAGTACCTGAATGGTTTTGGGTTTTGTCAGTTAGCattgttaaaaaaaacaaaagcttACTTTGTTTTCGGTCCGTTTTACACTCCTAATTTGTTTTCTGCTTGTGATTCCAACACTTACCATTCCAGGATTTACCCAGCATTGATGTTAAAATCAAGTGGCCAAATGATCTTTATTTAAATGGCTTTAAAGTTGGAGGAATTCTTTGCACCTCAACCTATAAATCAAAGAAGTTCAATATTAGTGCAGGTAATAAGTTTTTCTTGAGTAGAAAATGCTATGCAGTCGTTATGGATTGCACCTCCACCCCGTGTACTAATTTTAGCTAAACTTGTCTAGTAAACCCCTGTTCTCTgagaatttaatttttgttgTCATTTTGGTAGAAGTAAAATGATTTCAAAGTTTATGCTCATGATGAAGGTCATAATAAATGCCTTGCTATTACAGGAATAGGCTTAAATGTCAGTAATGAGAAGCCGACGACATCCTTAAATACAGTTCTAAGAGAATTATATGTGGGAGCTTACCAGTTTCGAAGAGAAGATGTTTTGGCAGCCTTTTGTAACAAATTTGAGAAACTTTATGGTATATTTGTGAATCAAGGTATTTTGTTAATTATCTCATTATATTATTTGATGATATGATCTCTGACATCATAGCCCGAATACGATTATTATCTTAATCATTGTGTATCTACGTTCATTCCTCTATCTCTGTGTGCTCTCTGAAACACTGATGGATAGATAAATCTTCTAATAATCTGAATCAACTTCTGTAATAAGTGCTTCTCTCACCCCTTGTGTAAAAATTTCTTGTTTGGGTATGGATGATACTGGTAGATCTATTCTTTTAATATCTGTCAAACTAGTTGTTATATATATGGATGAAGTTTTGGAAATTTATGTTTTGGGGAAGGTGATGAGTACTtggagttagttagttagttaagggTTAGCATttagagttagttagttagttatggcttagcctataaataagggagtGTGAAGAGGGTTTAGGTATCTTTGGGATCATTTGGGAATTGGGAATTAGGAGAGTGATGAGTCTCTCGAATACTCATCTGTTTCTTGTACATTTTTCTGTTGAATAATATCAGGGTttcatcaattggtatcagagcaccgatctagGTGCTGTGATTGCCATCAATTCGTGAAGATGTTTCCAGAATTTGATGGAAGAGAGGCCTACGGATGGCTCATTATGGTGGAGCAACACTGTGAGGCCAAGGGAGTATCC
This is a stretch of genomic DNA from Lotus japonicus ecotype B-129 chromosome 1, LjGifu_v1.2. It encodes these proteins:
- the LOC130735961 gene encoding biotin--protein ligase 2-like — encoded protein: MLLRNPALTTSSLLAATRRVCNYNLLASTFMASSAVDCSLLVLCGKSLAENESAKEIKTSNTLKLPDNGELSLVLHSEFDDKRVMQPQSFSVNSFMNSLSSDQFGRLLIWSPRLSSTHDVVSHNFCELPIGTVCVADVQTKGRGRSKNVWESPLGCLMFSFTLQMEDGRVVPLVQYVVSLAITEAIKDICDKNDLPSIDVKIKWPNDLYLNGFKVGGILCTSTYKSKKFNISAGIGLNVSNEKPTTSLNTVLRELYVGAYQFRREDVLAAFCNKFEKLYGIFVNQGFQTLEELYYKTWLHSGQRVIVQENNEDKVIEHVVTIQGLTSSGYLLAVGDDSQMCELHPDGNSFDFFKGLVRRKLA